GGATGTCCGCACTCATGACGACAACGATGACGGTCCAGAGGGACGTCATCGGCATGCTCAAGGACGCGGGCATAAGGGACAACGTGAAAGTGATGGTCGGCGGGGCGCCGGTCACGCAGACGTGGGCCGACAAGATCGGGGCCGACTGCTACAGCGAGTCGGCGTCCGAGCAGGTCGGGAAGGCGAAGGCGCTTCTGGGGTGAACGGAAATGGCAGAATATCTTACATACATGGGTGACGGAAAGAGGATATGGTCCACTCGCGAGAAGGTCATCGACGACCTGCAGGCGGGAATGGCGGAGGCCGCAGAGGTCGGAAACGTCCCGGACCTCTCCTCTGAAG
This DNA window, taken from Methanomassiliicoccaceae archaeon, encodes the following:
- a CDS encoding cobalamin-dependent protein (Presence of a B(12) (cobalamin)-binding domain implies dependence on cobalamin itself, in one of its several forms, or in some unusual lineages, dependence on a cobalamin-like analog.), with protein sequence TVEGDVHDIGKSICSTMLQCGGFDVVDLGRDVPSKDFVAQVRDNGCTMLGMSALMTTTMTVQRDVIGMLKDAGIRDNVKVMVGGAPVTQTWADKIGADCYSESASEQVGKAKALLG